A DNA window from Pseudorasbora parva isolate DD20220531a chromosome 19, ASM2467924v1, whole genome shotgun sequence contains the following coding sequences:
- the LOC137047421 gene encoding patr class I histocompatibility antigen, B-2 alpha chain-like: MILFVFLYFCSPLSDAQPERHFLYYKFTVLTRAGTFPEFSAVCVCDDRRISHFSNEERVWIGAEDWTEAPPDPPDHRDWFIHQIRTLSDCTDSQCSELHVLQRIIGCELEKLPDGSVNLTVFDEYGFDGEDLISFNSDTEQWIDKSPKAKRTKEEWDLHTGRNQVIKLFLKTCTDWISTFKNTKKSPPAVHVSVSEAADDQNKLVLTCLATGFYPRDVQMEIRRNKYKLEDQTSEIRPNDDGSFQMRTSVKIDTHHGGLYDCLLIHSSLTLSQPVITVYDGRISESSCPFIAAAAVIVLVLTVICFCIKKIMSYDLMRNVKSRSD, from the exons ATGATTCTGTTCGTTTTTTTATACTTTTGCTCTCCTCTAAGCGATGCACAGCCAG AGAGACACTTCCTCTATTACAAGTTTACAGTCCTGACCAGAGCAGGCACATTCCCAGAGTtcagtgctgtgtgtgtgtgtgacgacAGACGGATCTCACACTTCAGTAATGAAGAAAGAGTCTGGATTGGGGCTGAAGACTGGACTGAAGCTCCTCCAGATCCTCCTGATCACAGAGACTGGTTCATTCATCAGATCAGGACTCTGTCAGACTGCACAGACTCACAGTGTTCTG AGCTTCATGTTCTTCAGAGAATAATTGGCTGTGAACTGGAGAAACTTCCTGATGGATCAGTGAATCTGACTGTCTTTGATGAATATGGATTTGATGGAGAGGATCTTATATCCTTTAATTCTGACACTGAGCAGTGGATTGATAAAAGCCCCAAAGCCAAAAGAACCAAAGAGGAATGGGATCTTCACACTGGACGAAACCAGGTCATCAAACTTTTCCTCAAGACCTGCACCGACTGGATCTCAAcgtttaaaaacacaaaaaaga GTCCGCCAGCTGTTCATGTCTCTGTCAGTGAAGCTGCTGATGATCAGAATAAGCTGGTTCTGACGTGTCTGGCCACTGGTTTCTACCCCAGAGATGTTCAGATGGAGATCAGAAGGAACAAGTACAAACTTGAGGATCAAACATCTGAAATCAGACCAAATGATGACGGATCCTTCCAGATGAGAACCAGTGTGAAGATCGACACACACCACGGCGGGTTATATGACTGTCTGCTCATTCACAGCAGTCTGACTCTATCACAACCGGTTATAACAGTGTATG ATGGAAGAATTTCTGAATCTTCATGTCCTTTTATAGCAGCAGCTGCAGTTATAGTTCTAGTCCTTACTGTGATCTGCTTCTGCATCAAAAAGATAATGTCCTATG ATCTGATGAGAAATGTTAAAAGTCGGAGTGATTAA